Within Planococcus citri chromosome 2, ihPlaCitr1.1, whole genome shotgun sequence, the genomic segment TGAAATTCATAGGGaaataatgttgaaataattttcaacacaattatgtatttaattcatgagattattatttttcgaatgcAGATTATTATTCATGTATTTAGTGGAAGGAGGATCTCGGCGAGGGAACCTCCTTCGTCtacgaaaaatttgataaattctcATAAATGACGACCCTCTATttacaaattcaagaaataaataacaaaatcaTATTGTTTTTGATGTCAGAAATTGATTTCGTTGgcccagcaattttcaaatttgaacaacaatttttttgagaacgacaaaaattgaaaactttttagaGAAGTTTTAAACAGAATGAACGATAAATGAGGCGATGTCCACGATAGGTAAAAGTAAACGAATGACAAATTATGCGATTTCCAGGATGTAAAGATAGAACATGTAGTTGTatgacaaatttcaaaacaaaaagaggactttttataCATGCAAGGCAAGAATCAGTGCTTCTTGAACGTTTTGCCAAAAAGGCACTTTCTtagcaattttagaaaaaattacgaccatttgactgtttcatcaaaaaactactgcatgagaatcttgacaaaaaaacattacaatttttcatcaacttgtcaaaaattgacactctatacatttgataaaaaaacggaaattttttgacaattttagcagaaccaggattttttttagcaatcttggcaagaataggactatttaaaaatttcactagaAATGGACATGTGTGAAAAATCGGTCATATGTACTAgttcttttcaagaaaatgaacatttggttgaaagtttttacaaaaatgaacacttttcaacaattattccaaaaatggGAACTTCTTGACTATTCTGCCAAAACATTAcgctttttggcatttttccttcaaaaattgacactttttgacaactttttcaaaaattggtattttttgactggagcaaaattgccaaaaaacgggacctttgtttggcaattttggaacaaaaagatgactttttaaacgcgaaaatcatttttattttgtatataTATTTTGTGGTGGAAAAcgagtaccaaaaaaaaaaaaaaagaagtgaccAATAAATGCCTGCTTATCGCACAGAGAAATTTGTAGTGCCAACCTAACACTTTTCTCTATATGCAGTTTAAAATTTCTGAGCTAAGGTAGTAAGGTAGAGACACCACCtaaataattacctatcttAAACTACTTTTTATTGTTCAAATAACTGTTGTGTAAACCACCTTCTTTATCGCTCAATTAtacatttctccaaaaaaattgaccaaaggGAAGCGAAGgggaaagtttttgaaaatttgcctatCGAAAACTTGAATAGCATCATTTTTTATGCGAGAAGTCGATTTTGCTAAACTAtccaacattttaccaaattcaagCAGTAATCTTTTATTCATGTTAAAAATGGAAACTATTGGCAAGAATGAAGCGAGGGCTAAAGCTCTCGAATATTTAtgattcaaaataatatgtactaagtattcaatatcatttttgatgtgaaaagttcattttttcagcttaaacatttttcaaattggaattttatttccataagaaaaatcttcaatacttgaaagttttgtcaaaaatctcattttcaaagTCTACTCGTAAGATACCTTGGAATTAAACCACTCTGTATGGAAAAACATTGATAGTCAAGTCCAAAGGAGGCGAGAACCAAAATTTAAATGAGATTTTCGAATACATATTATAAACGcaagtttttttcaacacatctAATGCACGAAGAAAAGAAATCTCTTCAATTGTCGAATCATCTGCATGGTATAAATATTCAATTCTATCCAATAAATAATGATATatattttgaagatgaaaaacagcttttgataaaaatgtattCATAATGATAAACGATATGACAAACTAAACTAAAAATTTACCGCAAAAAAGGTAAGTATGCGTATCAGCTAAGAAATAACTACATCGATAtcacgataaaaaaattcaaatactcgtCGGTAAAATTaaagaataaaataatcaaacagTCGTATCAAAGATCACCCCACTCAAAGTCGGTCCAACATTCATCGACGAACCACAGCCTGGCACACTTCATTAACCAATTCAGAATTCGACGACAAAAACCTCTTCCAAGCATCAGTATTCAATACATCGGTGAATTTGGGAACAACGAACTTGATCACTTCACATTTTAGATCATTCATACCGCGTCGATCCGCCAGTACCAAAACATCGGACGCATTATCAATCGTCAAAGTTTTGAGCAGCATTTCGCCGCATATTATTTTCAACCTATCCAACGCGTATTTATCGGCAGCTTCCAACAATTCGTTCCCCAATTCATCGACATTTTCGCATTTCCCCGTATAAATGTATTTTAAGATTTCATCCATAACTTCTTCTTTCACGTCGTCAATAGTTACGATACTTTGCTGGCTTTCCATCATTTCATGTCTAAACATGGCCGCGAAAACCGGACTTCGAGCAGCTAAAATGAATTTATGGGCCGGATAGTTTTTACCATTCACAGAGAGCGTAACGTCCGCGAATTCTGGGTTTTTCATAGACGATTCCAAATCTTCGGAAAGATTACACCCCGAAACTTGCGGATTACATTGATGGAAACTTTTGCTCACGTTATTCATCTCGGAGAACTCTATGTCGCAAACAATCGTCAATTTACCTTCTGTTACGTTGCTTTGAAATTCGTAATCGTTTTTCATAAAGTTTGCATAGCCCCAACAATCATTCGTACGAGCAGTATTGAATTCGTCAATACAGAAAGgcttagattttatttttctacgtTGATCACCGAAAGCGGTAAAGGAATATTTTGCGAACACTCTTTTACGTTTGCTGTAGCGATTTAGAAACAAATATACTGAAATAGGAATTCTTTTCTCGTCTGTTTCATAATTAGTGTCACCGTCATTTTCACCTTCGTTGAATCGAAGCTGCAAAAACCATTTGAACGCGTCGTTCGTAGCCGATGAAAATGTCGATGAATTCAAACGATCTctctttttcaagtaaaaatctATATGATTAATCGTCCAGGTGTAATTTACTTTATCAACCCGTAAGTCGGTATGACAACAATTATTAGCAATTGCGCAATTCGAGCTGCAGCTATTCGACGACATTCTGAAGTAAGCTGTTGATGATGAATTAATGAGAAGAGAAAACGTACCAACGAACTtcttgtttcaaaaatcaaatctagAAAACCTgttaaaaaacaatcaaattaaTTCGATTAGGTAATTGAAATCATcttattcaaaatataaaaatacacgaatatgAAACTAGTCTCAAAATTCAACGCACTCGACATTTCATATCGGTATTGAATCGATAGTGACAATTAGAACACTAGaataatataggtaataaatttataatttgaaaaatccataatGTGAAGCTTTTTCGAGAAACGAACACGTTATCGTAAACAGGAATCGTTATCTTAGTATTAATACGaatgattttgattaaaattaaataataatagtCGACGAAAAATGCCCTATAAGAAAGCCTGCAATTGTTTCGTGTTCACCAGACTTCTTTCATTCTTTCGTTCATTCGTTCATTGTAGTCGTTTAGAAACAGAACAATAGGTATTTCGGTAAAATAAACGTAGAAATATAATAACAACTACAAAAATTGTCTCAGAAATGTAGGACAGGGATTACAATATGTATACAGAAAATCTCAAGAAGCTATATCCGCAGGTCATGGTAAAATTAATCATCAAATTCAACATTTCACAGCGAACAGTTTCATATCGTGGTATTATTTTCCACCCACAATGTACAGGAAAAATATCTAACGACTTAGTTTAGTCGCAGATAAGccataagtacctatttttatttgaacGTGAGCTTTACCAGCAATTGTTTTCATGTAAGGAAACCCAGTTTTGAGGTTATCCCATCAAAAAGCATTCTACATGTACAAAGAAAATATGGCAAAATAATCCGGCTAGTCCAACCGGAACTTCGTAGGTCGTCGTTAACTAGGTGATATTCACCCGCCCTCTCCTACCAGACATTACTTATTTATataatcaacatttttagtCCAAGTTATGCAGGAAAGAAAATacactgaacaatttttgagctaaatCGTAGGCTTCATTGTTTTCATACAAAACATCCTCACCATaactttcataaaaatgtttgtaaattacCAAGTGATTCATGAAGCATaagaagaaaattgaatatggCAATTATATACATTATAcacccagtataaaaaaaactttaaaaaaaaatattaatgaaaatgCTCATGTGCTCAAAATTCTAATCTAAATCCGTGATCCAAGATCTAGATctaacagattttaaaatttacatacattttaCAGCATCTCCCAGTAAAGATTGTGCAATgacagggtgtctactaaaatccAGAAAGCTAAATTCGTGCATTTTTCGAGCCTTTTTCGTacttccaaaataaaatttcggtACTTACTCCCCTCTCAAAAAAGTCTACAAAATGTCCCCAAATTTCCATATTCTAATCaagtaggaaatttttttgatatttttctccatgAAGGTACATTTTTTATGATCCAATGATTTTGCAAGGATTTTACCAAGGagagggcaaaaccagatttttaggtaccaataaaaaatcgaaatttaggGTAATTTTCCGGAAATTCTTCATGATTATTTCAggaaaatgaaagcaaaattactgctcgagcaaatttttttcgaaagaattggtttaaaaaacgaaaaaacacatttttgtcaCTTCATCTCAGTACGTAATTTGTAGGCAGATAAAGAAAGTAAGAGGTAGATTCTAAGGGgtgaaaaatgtgtaaaaaacaGTAAATTCATATTCAGTGATgtaaatctggaaaaaaaattgtgaaggcATTCGCACCGAATTCAGTCAGCgtagacctttattttgagttggaGTTACCCAAGAAAAGAGAAGAGATGGatcttcaaacaaaaaaaaaaaaaaacatgtccaaaaatcgaaaagaaaaatgtttgaatcttggagatgtattttgaaatgcagTGACAGTGGCACCATCTTAGACCACTTTTGCCAAGttcaagaacttgaaaaaattagtgaagTTTTCGACcacatttttcgacttttcgcaATCGGCAATCATGTACAACaaatcagtaggtaggtagggcggtaagtaggtaggtacagaaaatgtgcaatttgtaaaaaaatgcatttcggCAGAATATGTGCAATTTGGGGAAaagtgcaatttgaaaaaaaaattaattttggcagaatatgtgcaatttttaaaaaatgcgctTCGGCAGAAAAagtgcaatttaaaaaataataattttggcagaaaaagtgcaatttgaaaaaaaaatgcattccgGCAGAAAGGGGCACcactccaaattttcaactgctcggTAGAGCCCAAAAAGCGGTGTTAGATTCTGAAGGGAAAAAGGCCTGGGTATAGACGCAAAATCGCAATTCATCATCTTTTGGAACTGCATGGTTCATTATATTCAAACAGATGAGATGAATattacagcaaaaaaaaaaaaaaaaaaaaaaaaacagtaaaaacaCGGTTTTTACGAAAATTCTCCTCCTCTTCTCTGAGTGTCCAAATTTCACCTTCAGGGACACCTTCGGTTAAAAAGTTTTATTCaatcaatattttcagaatttctcatTTACTTCTTGAGATTGCTTCGTTcgctatttaaaaaattttaaagcaataaaaaaatatttaaaaaatgcgaGTCACCAAAAAGTGATTTTAGAAAACtccaacgaattgaaaaaacaccacGAACATTCgtctaaaaaattttatctaaaatgtgttcaaaattaCCTGCCCAGTTAATACGAAAAACCATCATCAAAGACGAAAAAATCtaattcaacgttgaaaattaaagattcaattttttttggtaaaaattcaatt encodes:
- the LOC135835117 gene encoding protein roadkill-like isoform X5, which codes for MSSNSCSSNCAIANNCCHTDLRVDKVNYTWTINHIDFYLKKRDRLNSSTFSSATNDAFKWFLQLRFNEGENDGDTNYETDEKRIPISVYLFLNRYSKRKRVFAKYSFTAFGDQRRKIKSKPFCIDEFNTARTNDCWGYANFMKNDYEFQSNVTEGKLTIVCDIEFSEMNNVSKSFHQCNPQVSGCNLSEDLESSMKNPEFADVTLSVNGKNYPAHKFILAARSPVFAAMFRHEMMESQQSIVTIDDVKEEVMDEILKYIYTGKCENVDELGNELLEAADKYALDRLKIICGEMLLKTLTIDNASDVLVLADRRGMNDLKCEVIKFVVPKFTDVLNTDAWKRFLSSNSELVNEVCQAVVRR